The genomic DNA AGAAACGGCCGGATCACAAAGACAACCAAGACGAACAGCGCCACCAGCGCTACTGCCCACGACCCCATAGACCGGATGAGGTCACTGTTCGCGAACCAGGACGAGAACTTCGCTCCGAGGAACACAGCACTGAAGATGACGGCGAACAACAGCAGACCCGGCACGACGAGCGCCCTCCAGTGGGGACGCATCTCGAATTCAACTTCCTCCCCGTCGGAAAGGAGCTTCTCCGGGTATGCCATGCGCGTAACGTTACTAAAGCTTCCCACCGACTGGCCCGGTTGAGACCGCCCGAGCGAGTCTCATAGCGACGTCCGGACGTATTCGACGTCGCCCGCGTCAATGACGTGCTCACCATCCGCCGCGCCCACAACAAGCCGACCACCGCTGTCGATCGCCAGCGCCTGCCCGGCCAACTCGGCTCCGCCAGGAAGACGCACGACGATTGACCGACCCAGCGTGTCGCACATGGTCCGGTATTCCGCGATGATCCTTCCCCGGTCCCATTCCTCCACCCGACGGGCCAGCTGCGAAAGGCACGCCACAAGAACCTGTTCGCGGGAAGGAGGCGGAGTGTGCAGCGACAGCGACGTCGCGGTAGGCACGGGCAACTCCTCCGCCGTGAGACTGATGTTTAGTCCGCAGCCGGCCACGACTTGGTCCCCGATCCGCTCGGCCAGCAGCCCGGCAACCTTGCCGTTGGCGATTTGCACGTCGTTGGGCCACTTCAGAACTACGTCTATCCCCGTCAGTTGGCGAAGGCCCTCGACTACGCCTATGCCCATGACTAGAGGCACTAGCGCGATCGCATCTTCTGGCGGGGAGAGCGCGACGGAGAACGACAATGTGCCTCTCGGTGACGACCAGGATCGCCCTAGCCTGCCGCGCCCGGCTGTCTGCTGCGCGGCCGCGATCACGGTGCCTGCGGGCGCGGAACCGGCCCGTACCCGCTCGGCCAGGTCCGCGTTCGTCGACCCCGTCACCCCCACAACGATCACGTCCCGCCAGGGCACGTGCCACTCACCAAGGAGTTGAGCGATCAGGTCAGCGTCGAGGGGATCGACGTCCGGAACGGCGGAAGGCGAGTTCGTGGTCACGTGGATACTGTAGAGAGATCCACTGGAGGTGTCATGAGCGAAACGGCTCAGGAAGAGAACCCAGAGTCGGCGGGCCCGGACCTGACCACGACGGTCGGCAAGGCGCGGGACCTGGAGAGTCGTCGCGAAGAGGCGCAGACCAGGCGCAAGGCCGCGGTCGACAAGCAGCATGCCAAGGGCAAGAAGACCGCCATGGAACGGGTCCTCGCGCTGCTGGACGCCGATTCGTTCCAGCAGACCGACGGACTGGCCCGGCACCGTTCGCACGCCTTCGGATTGGAGAAGAACCGGCCCTACGGGGACGGCGTCGTTACAGGCTACGGAACGATCGACGGCCGCCCAGTCTGCGTGTTCTCTCAGGACTTCACCGTGTTCGGCGGCTCCCTTGGTGAGGTCTTCGGGGAGAAGATCGTCAAGATCATGGACCTCGCGCTGAAGACCGGATGCCCGGTAATCGGGATCAACGACTCCGGTGGCGCCAGGATCCAGGAAGGTGTGGTCTCCCTCGGCCTGTACGGCGAGATCTTCAAGCGCAACGTCCGCGCGAGCGGCGTCGTGCCCCAGATCTCGCTGATCATGGGACCCTGCGCGGGAGGCGCCGTGTACTCCCCCGCCATCACCGATTTCACGATCATGGTCGACAAGACATCGCACATGTTCATAACCGGACCCGACGTGATCAAGACCGTCACGGGCGAGGACGTCGAGTTCGAAGAGCTTGGCGGGGCGCGTACGCATAACTCCCGATCCGGGGTCGCTCACTACTTGGCAGCGGACGAAGACGACGCACTGGATTACGTGCGGACTCTGCTTGCCCACTTGCCCAGCAACAACTTGGAAGACCCGCCGACGTTCGAGGCCGCGGGAGACTTGGGAGTCACCGAACAGGACCGGGAACTGGACACACTGCTTCCGGATTCGGTGAACCAGCCGTACGACATGCACACGATCATCGAACACGTGCTGGATGACGGGGACTTCCTGGAGGTCCAGGAGTTGTTCGCCCCGAACATGATCGTCGGTTTCGGTCGTGTCGATGGCCGACCTGTCGGAGTCGTGGCGAACCAGCCGATGCAATTCGCCGGAACGCTGGACATAGACGCGTCTGAGAAGGCCGCTCGGTTCGTCAGAACCTGCGACGCCTTCAACGTGCCAGTGCTCACGTTCGTGGATGTCCCCGGGTTCTTGCCGGGGACCGATCAGGAGTGGAACGGCATCATCCGGCGCGGCGCCAAACTGATCTACGCGTACTGTGAGGCGTCCGTTCCGCTGGTCACCATCATCACACGGAAGGCCTATGGGGGGGCCTATGACGTCATGGGTTCCAAGCACCAGGGCGGCGACATAAACCTGGCCTGGCCAACCGCTGAGATCGCCGTCATGGGGGCGAAGGGAGCGGTCAATATCCTTCACCGCAAGGATCTGGCGGCGGCGACCGATCCTGACACGAAGCGGGAAGAGCTGATCGACGACTACTCGCGCACTCTGTGCAATCCGTATCAGGCAGCCGAACGCGGATACATCGACCGCGTGATCTTCCCCCACGAGACGCGCGCCCAAGTGACTCTGGCGTTGCGCGCGCTGCGAAACAAGCGGCGCGAATCACTGCCCAAGAAGCACGGGAACATCCCGCTATGAGTGACGATCCGGCGCCAGATGTGCCTGTGCTCAGGGTCATTTCGGGGCATCCGTCTGCCAGCGAAGTGGCAGCCCTGGTGGCTGTGGCGTCGGCGTTGTCAATCTCCGGATCTCCGCGTGAACCGGAACGCTCCCAGTGGGCTCTGTCCGCACGCCAGGGGCGGCGGTCACCGCGTACCGGACCCTCGGCTTGGAGGATGTCGCTGCGGTCCGGCTGACCGGGCGCCTAGAAGCAGCCCAAGGCACTGTAACTCTCCGCGATCATCACCTACGGCCAGTGTGGCCAACGTCGCACTGTGCAATACCTGGAATTGGGGAGGATGATAGGGAGAAGAGGCTGGAGGCCCCATGAGGCGACCGCGAGAGGCAGCGCTTGCGCTGGCTACTTCCGCGCTCACCGCCGCCGCGGTGCTCGTCTCCCCTGGCCTGGCGGCCGCGGACAATCAGGACACGCGCGGCGAGGTGACCCAGCCGGAAATCAATGCGGCATCGCCGCTGAAAGAGGTTCCTGGTGCGGGTCCGAAGAAGACCGAGCGCCAAGTTGTCGTCGTCGAAGATGCTGACGGCGAGCCCAAGGTCACGACTCTTCGCGCAGACAGCGCGGCGCAGGCGCAAGCGA from Candidatus Nanopelagicales bacterium includes the following:
- a CDS encoding biotin--[acetyl-CoA-carboxylase] ligase, which codes for MTTNSPSAVPDVDPLDADLIAQLLGEWHVPWRDVIVVGVTGSTNADLAERVRAGSAPAGTVIAAAQQTAGRGRLGRSWSSPRGTLSFSVALSPPEDAIALVPLVMGIGVVEGLRQLTGIDVVLKWPNDVQIANGKVAGLLAERIGDQVVAGCGLNISLTAEELPVPTATSLSLHTPPPSREQVLVACLSQLARRVEEWDRGRIIAEYRTMCDTLGRSIVVRLPGGAELAGQALAIDSGGRLVVGAADGEHVIDAGDVEYVRTSL
- a CDS encoding acyl-CoA carboxylase subunit beta, encoding MSETAQEENPESAGPDLTTTVGKARDLESRREEAQTRRKAAVDKQHAKGKKTAMERVLALLDADSFQQTDGLARHRSHAFGLEKNRPYGDGVVTGYGTIDGRPVCVFSQDFTVFGGSLGEVFGEKIVKIMDLALKTGCPVIGINDSGGARIQEGVVSLGLYGEIFKRNVRASGVVPQISLIMGPCAGGAVYSPAITDFTIMVDKTSHMFITGPDVIKTVTGEDVEFEELGGARTHNSRSGVAHYLAADEDDALDYVRTLLAHLPSNNLEDPPTFEAAGDLGVTEQDRELDTLLPDSVNQPYDMHTIIEHVLDDGDFLEVQELFAPNMIVGFGRVDGRPVGVVANQPMQFAGTLDIDASEKAARFVRTCDAFNVPVLTFVDVPGFLPGTDQEWNGIIRRGAKLIYAYCEASVPLVTIITRKAYGGAYDVMGSKHQGGDINLAWPTAEIAVMGAKGAVNILHRKDLAAATDPDTKREELIDDYSRTLCNPYQAAERGYIDRVIFPHETRAQVTLALRALRNKRRESLPKKHGNIPL
- a CDS encoding acyl-CoA carboxylase epsilon subunit → MSDDPAPDVPVLRVISGHPSASEVAALVAVASALSISGSPREPERSQWALSARQGRRSPRTGPSAWRMSLRSG